A genomic window from Cyprinus carpio isolate SPL01 chromosome A2, ASM1834038v1, whole genome shotgun sequence includes:
- the abhd8a gene encoding protein ABHD8 — MLTSITESIFCCLMGKTTSVVLPVKSSDGKPADGFEFVEVKPGRVLRVRHILPERPATTEAQPEAGSSVHCKRKITVYRNGQLVIENLGDVLHSEILQCQNGDVEQCSTVEVELSDYTTAPSSPDSKPAPPLPTSDQQKPAPPPRRRRRRPKRTVLIDTERCISSCKGTHSDVALFFIHGVGGSLHIWGSQLDFFSRLGYEVIAPDLAGHGASTAPQIAAAYTFYALAEDLRAIFKRYSRKRNILIGHSYGVSFCTFLAHEYPEQVHKVVMINGGGPTALEPSLCSIFQLPSCVLHCLSPCLAWSFLKAGFARQGAKEKQLLKEGNAFNVSPFVLRAMMSGQYWPEGDEVYHAELTVPILLVHGMHDKFVPIDEDQRMAEILLFAFLKVIEEGSHMVMMECPETVNTLLHEFFLWEPDNSKKDAVTMVTASQTTADDATPVQTLAVANSNSSTGTLKVNKPLNK; from the exons ATGCTGACCAGCATCACCGAGAGCATCTTCTGCTGTCTGATGGGAAAGACCACCAGTGTTGTGCTGCCGGTCAAATCATCCGACGGCAAGCCGGCTGACGGATTCGAGTTTGTGGAGGTGAAGCCGGGTCGGGTGCTGCGCGTTCGCCACATCCTCCCTGAACGGCCCGCTACGACGGAAGCTCAACCAGAAGCGGGCAGCAGCGTCCACTGCAAGCGCAAGATCACGGTGTACCGCAACGGCCAGCTGGTGATCGAGAACCTGGGCGACGTCCTCCACTCCGAGATCCTGCAGTGCCAGAACGGAGACGTGGAGCAGTGCAGCACAGTCGAGGTGGAGCTGTCCGATTACACCACGGCGCCCTCATCCCCCGATTCCAAACCCGCTCCGCCTCTTCCCACCTCAGACCAGCAAAAGCCGGCCCCCCCGCCCAGACGCCGGCGGCGGAGACCCAAGCGCACCGTGCTGATCGACACCGAGCGCTGCATCAGCAGCTGTAAGGGGACGCATTCGGACGTGGCGCTCTTCTTCATCCACGGCGTGGGCGGCTCGCTGCACATCTGGGGGAGTCAGCTGGATTTCTTTTCGCGGCTGGGTTATGAGGTCATCGCCCCGGATTTGGCGGGACACGGCGCCAGCACTGCCCCTCAGATAGCGGCGGCGTACACCTTCTACGCCCTCGCCGAGGACCTGCGCGCCATATTTAAGAGATACTCGAGAAAACGGAACATCCTCATCGGTCACTCCTACGG GGTGTCGTTCTGTACGTTCCTGGCACACGAGTATCCAGAGCAGGTGCATAAGGTGGTGATGATCAATGGAGGCGGCCCCACGGCGCTGGAGCCCAGCCTGTGCTCCATCTTCCAGCTGCCCTCCTGCGTCCTGCACTGTCTGTCTCCCTGCTTGGCCTGGAGCTTCCTCAA AGCTGGTTTCGCCAGGCAGGGCGCTAAAGAGAAGCAGCTTCTGAAAGAGGGAAACGCATTTAACGTGTCTCCGTTTGTTCTGCGAGCGATGATGAGCGGTCAGTACTGGCCCGAGGGGGATGAGGTTTACCACGCCGAGCTGACCGTCCCCATACTGCTGGTGCACGGCATGCACGACAAGTTTGTGCCGATTGATGAGGACCAGCGGATGGCAGAG ATCCTCTTGTTTGCGTTCCTGAAAGTGATTGAGGAAGGCAGTCACATGGTGATGATGGAGTGTCCCGAGACGGTCAACACACTCCTGCATGAGTTCTTCCTCTGGGAACCTGACAATTCCAAAAAGGATGCGGTTACCATGGTAACAGCTAGCCAGACCACAGCCGATGATGCCACTCCCGTCCAGACGCTCGCCGTTgccaacagcaacagcagcacaGGGACTCTCAAGGTCAACAAGCCCCTTAACAAGTAA
- the LOC109052067 gene encoding cathepsin Z-like, whose translation MSKASSLPSPHSCSESVPVNDKRPGFTEVQQSCWAMGATSSLADRINIKRKGTWPSAYLSVQNVIDCGGAGSCYGGDHMGVYAYAHEQGIPDETCNNYQTRNQNCERYKLIDARYKVTILQDYGDVSGRDRMKAEIYKNGPVSCAKMATKGLEAYDRGVFAEFHILSMPNHIISEAEWSITEDGTEYWTDTSPLWWNWGWARIVTSAYKGGKGNWYNLAMEHDCVHGDTILT comes from the exons ATGTCGAAGGCGTCCTCACTTCCATCTCCACACAGCTGCTCTGAAAGCGTTCCGGTCAATGACAAGCGCCC AGGATTTACTGAAGTTCAGCAGTCCTGCTGGGCCATGGGTGCCACCAGCTCACTCGCAG ATCGCATCAACATCAAGAGGAAAGGGACGTGGCCTTCTGCTTACCTGTCAGTGCAGAATGTGATTGACTGTGGAGGGGCAGGCTCGTGCTATGGTGGAGATCATATGGGCGTGTATGCATATGCACATGAGCAGGGCATTCCTGACGAGACCTGCAATAATTATCAGACCCGAAATC agaattgtgagagatataaactcattgatgcaagatataaagtcacaattctccAAGATTATGGAGACGTCTCAGGACGAGACCGAATGAAGGCTGAGATTTACAAAAATGGGCCAGTCAG CTGTGCAAAAATGGCCACTAAAGGCCTGGAGGCATATGATAGAGGAGTTTTTGCCGAATTTCACATTCTGTCCATGCCGAATCACATCATCTCAGAGGCAGAATGGAGCATCACAGAGGACGGGACCGAATACTGGACCGATACTTCTCCTCTCTGGTGGAATT GGGGCTGGGCCAGGATTGTCACCAGTGCATATAAGGGAGGGAAAGGAAACTGGTACAATCTGGCCATGGAGCACGACTGTGTACACGGAGACACGATCCTTACATAG